In a genomic window of Acipenser ruthenus chromosome 41, fAciRut3.2 maternal haplotype, whole genome shotgun sequence:
- the LOC117964958 gene encoding B-cell receptor CD22-like isoform X1 — protein sequence MFVKEIFCTLVTSLFIVPAVQGDDWGVNYPPQEMCALRGSSVVIPCTYDYPERFTNLTVETVKWFRSSFPGISDRDTYVYHSTGINVSPEYKHRTEYLGNKVKNCTLQIRDLQSSDTDRYYFRFETNLQHVKWTGVSGVSLSITEPKVTLDPPVPDHTVKEGSFIHLTCGFDRCTLSESSFVWYREGQPISNEKLNKLQFNVSYEHSGKYCCAVAENSSIKSEEINLIVKYSPKNTSVSVRAPGGIVEGSSVTLTCTSNANPPVSSYTWFKNQSNVMKSGSEQNLIFANISLCDSGEYYCESSNEIGRQISPAVQIRVKYGPRDTSDSNPDKMNTILVAIVGIQAAIIFALLVVICVQWLKSKSPQENSQNIQPSSGGDTYATIDLKTLSSDYDTLQVKHRADYK from the exons ATGTTTGTCAAAGAAATATTCTGCACATTAGTGACAAGTCTTTTCATTGTGCCTG CTGTTCAGGGTGATGACTGGGGAGTGAATTATCCTCCGCAAGAGATGTGTGCATTGAGAGGATCCTCTGTAGTCATACCCTGTACATATGATTATCCTGAACGCTTTACAAATTTAACTGTAGAAACTGTGAAGTGGTTCAGGAGTTCTTTTCCTGGTATTTCTGATCGAGACACATACGTGTATCACAGCACTGGGATCAATGTGAGTCCTGAATATAAACACCGGACAGAGTATCTGGGGAACAAAGTGAAGAACTGCACGCTACAGATACGTGATCTGCAAAGCAGTGACACTGACCGATATTATTTTAGATTTGAAACAAATCTACAACATGTTAAATGGACTGGTGTCTCTGGTGTGTCCCTTTCAATAACTG AGCCCAAGGTTACCCTGGACCCTCCTGTTCCAGATCATACTGTGAAAGAAGGATCTTTCATTCACCTGACCTGTGGCTTTGACCGCTGCACCCTGAGTGAGAGCAGCTTTGTCTGGTACAGGGAGGGGCAGCCAATCAGCAAcgaaaaattaaacaaacttcAGTTTAATGTTTCTTATGAGCATTCTGGGAAGTACTGCTGTGCTGTTGCTGAGAACAGCAGCATTAAATCTGAAGAAATTAACTTGATTGTGAAAT ACTCCCCAAAGAACACCTCTGTCTCAGTCAGGGCTCCTGGTGGAATAGTGGAAGGGAGCTCAGTGACGCTGACCTGCACCAGCAATGCAAACCCTCCAGTCAGCAGCTACACCTGGTTCAAGAATCAAAGTAATGTCATGAAATCAGGGAGTGAACAGAATCTCATCTTTGCAAACATCAGCCTTTGTGACAGTGGAGAGTACTACTGTGAATCAAGCAATGAGATTGGAAGACAAATATCTCCGGCAGTGCAAATACGTGTAAAAT ATGGTCCAAGGGACACCTCAGACTCCAaccctg acaaaATGAATACTATATTAGTCGCAATAGTGGGAATACAAGCAGCCATCATCTTTGCCCTCCTGGTAGTTATTTGTGTCCAATG GTTAAAATCAAAATCACCACAAGAAAACAGCCAG AATATCCAGCCCAGCAGTGGAGGTGACACCTACGCTACTATTGATCTAAAAACCCTCAGCTCAGATTACGACACTTTACAG GTAAAACATCGAGCTGATTACAAGTGA
- the LOC117964958 gene encoding B-cell receptor CD22-like isoform X2 — protein MFVKEIFCTLVTSLFIVPAVQGDDWGVNYPPQEMCALRGSSVVIPCTYDYPERFTNLTVETVKWFRSSFPGISDRDTYVYHSTGINVSPEYKHRTEYLGNKVKNCTLQIRDLQSSDTDRYYFRFETNLQHVKWTGVSGVSLSITEPKVTLDPPVPDHTVKEGSFIHLTCGFDRCTLSESSFVWYREGQPISNEKLNKLQFNVSYEHSGKYCCAVAENSSIKSEEINLIVKYSPKNTSVSVRAPGGIVEGSSVTLTCTSNANPPVSSYTWFKNQSNVMKSGSEQNLIFANISLCDSGEYYCESSNEIGRQISPAVQIRVKYKMNTILVAIVGIQAAIIFALLVVICVQWLKSKSPQENSQNIQPSSGGDTYATIDLKTLSSDYDTLQVKHRADYK, from the exons ATGTTTGTCAAAGAAATATTCTGCACATTAGTGACAAGTCTTTTCATTGTGCCTG CTGTTCAGGGTGATGACTGGGGAGTGAATTATCCTCCGCAAGAGATGTGTGCATTGAGAGGATCCTCTGTAGTCATACCCTGTACATATGATTATCCTGAACGCTTTACAAATTTAACTGTAGAAACTGTGAAGTGGTTCAGGAGTTCTTTTCCTGGTATTTCTGATCGAGACACATACGTGTATCACAGCACTGGGATCAATGTGAGTCCTGAATATAAACACCGGACAGAGTATCTGGGGAACAAAGTGAAGAACTGCACGCTACAGATACGTGATCTGCAAAGCAGTGACACTGACCGATATTATTTTAGATTTGAAACAAATCTACAACATGTTAAATGGACTGGTGTCTCTGGTGTGTCCCTTTCAATAACTG AGCCCAAGGTTACCCTGGACCCTCCTGTTCCAGATCATACTGTGAAAGAAGGATCTTTCATTCACCTGACCTGTGGCTTTGACCGCTGCACCCTGAGTGAGAGCAGCTTTGTCTGGTACAGGGAGGGGCAGCCAATCAGCAAcgaaaaattaaacaaacttcAGTTTAATGTTTCTTATGAGCATTCTGGGAAGTACTGCTGTGCTGTTGCTGAGAACAGCAGCATTAAATCTGAAGAAATTAACTTGATTGTGAAAT ACTCCCCAAAGAACACCTCTGTCTCAGTCAGGGCTCCTGGTGGAATAGTGGAAGGGAGCTCAGTGACGCTGACCTGCACCAGCAATGCAAACCCTCCAGTCAGCAGCTACACCTGGTTCAAGAATCAAAGTAATGTCATGAAATCAGGGAGTGAACAGAATCTCATCTTTGCAAACATCAGCCTTTGTGACAGTGGAGAGTACTACTGTGAATCAAGCAATGAGATTGGAAGACAAATATCTCCGGCAGTGCAAATACGTGTAAAAT acaaaATGAATACTATATTAGTCGCAATAGTGGGAATACAAGCAGCCATCATCTTTGCCCTCCTGGTAGTTATTTGTGTCCAATG GTTAAAATCAAAATCACCACAAGAAAACAGCCAG AATATCCAGCCCAGCAGTGGAGGTGACACCTACGCTACTATTGATCTAAAAACCCTCAGCTCAGATTACGACACTTTACAG GTAAAACATCGAGCTGATTACAAGTGA
- the LOC117964958 gene encoding B-cell receptor CD22-like isoform X3 — MFVKEIFCTLVTSLFIVPETVKWFRSSFPGISDRDTYVYHSTGINVSPEYKHRTEYLGNKVKNCTLQIRDLQSSDTDRYYFRFETNLQHVKWTGVSGVSLSITEPKVTLDPPVPDHTVKEGSFIHLTCGFDRCTLSESSFVWYREGQPISNEKLNKLQFNVSYEHSGKYCCAVAENSSIKSEEINLIVKYSPKNTSVSVRAPGGIVEGSSVTLTCTSNANPPVSSYTWFKNQSNVMKSGSEQNLIFANISLCDSGEYYCESSNEIGRQISPAVQIRVKYGPRDTSDSNPDKMNTILVAIVGIQAAIIFALLVVICVQWLKSKSPQENSQNIQPSSGGDTYATIDLKTLSSDYDTLQVKHRADYK, encoded by the exons ATGTTTGTCAAAGAAATATTCTGCACATTAGTGACAAGTCTTTTCATTGTGCCTG AAACTGTGAAGTGGTTCAGGAGTTCTTTTCCTGGTATTTCTGATCGAGACACATACGTGTATCACAGCACTGGGATCAATGTGAGTCCTGAATATAAACACCGGACAGAGTATCTGGGGAACAAAGTGAAGAACTGCACGCTACAGATACGTGATCTGCAAAGCAGTGACACTGACCGATATTATTTTAGATTTGAAACAAATCTACAACATGTTAAATGGACTGGTGTCTCTGGTGTGTCCCTTTCAATAACTG AGCCCAAGGTTACCCTGGACCCTCCTGTTCCAGATCATACTGTGAAAGAAGGATCTTTCATTCACCTGACCTGTGGCTTTGACCGCTGCACCCTGAGTGAGAGCAGCTTTGTCTGGTACAGGGAGGGGCAGCCAATCAGCAAcgaaaaattaaacaaacttcAGTTTAATGTTTCTTATGAGCATTCTGGGAAGTACTGCTGTGCTGTTGCTGAGAACAGCAGCATTAAATCTGAAGAAATTAACTTGATTGTGAAAT ACTCCCCAAAGAACACCTCTGTCTCAGTCAGGGCTCCTGGTGGAATAGTGGAAGGGAGCTCAGTGACGCTGACCTGCACCAGCAATGCAAACCCTCCAGTCAGCAGCTACACCTGGTTCAAGAATCAAAGTAATGTCATGAAATCAGGGAGTGAACAGAATCTCATCTTTGCAAACATCAGCCTTTGTGACAGTGGAGAGTACTACTGTGAATCAAGCAATGAGATTGGAAGACAAATATCTCCGGCAGTGCAAATACGTGTAAAAT ATGGTCCAAGGGACACCTCAGACTCCAaccctg acaaaATGAATACTATATTAGTCGCAATAGTGGGAATACAAGCAGCCATCATCTTTGCCCTCCTGGTAGTTATTTGTGTCCAATG GTTAAAATCAAAATCACCACAAGAAAACAGCCAG AATATCCAGCCCAGCAGTGGAGGTGACACCTACGCTACTATTGATCTAAAAACCCTCAGCTCAGATTACGACACTTTACAG GTAAAACATCGAGCTGATTACAAGTGA
- the LOC117964958 gene encoding B-cell receptor CD22-like isoform X5: MFVKEIFCTLVTSLFIVPEPKVTLDPPVPDHTVKEGSFIHLTCGFDRCTLSESSFVWYREGQPISNEKLNKLQFNVSYEHSGKYCCAVAENSSIKSEEINLIVKYSPKNTSVSVRAPGGIVEGSSVTLTCTSNANPPVSSYTWFKNQSNVMKSGSEQNLIFANISLCDSGEYYCESSNEIGRQISPAVQIRVKYGPRDTSDSNPDKMNTILVAIVGIQAAIIFALLVVICVQWLKSKSPQENSQNIQPSSGGDTYATIDLKTLSSDYDTLQVKHRADYK, from the exons ATGTTTGTCAAAGAAATATTCTGCACATTAGTGACAAGTCTTTTCATTGTGCCTG AGCCCAAGGTTACCCTGGACCCTCCTGTTCCAGATCATACTGTGAAAGAAGGATCTTTCATTCACCTGACCTGTGGCTTTGACCGCTGCACCCTGAGTGAGAGCAGCTTTGTCTGGTACAGGGAGGGGCAGCCAATCAGCAAcgaaaaattaaacaaacttcAGTTTAATGTTTCTTATGAGCATTCTGGGAAGTACTGCTGTGCTGTTGCTGAGAACAGCAGCATTAAATCTGAAGAAATTAACTTGATTGTGAAAT ACTCCCCAAAGAACACCTCTGTCTCAGTCAGGGCTCCTGGTGGAATAGTGGAAGGGAGCTCAGTGACGCTGACCTGCACCAGCAATGCAAACCCTCCAGTCAGCAGCTACACCTGGTTCAAGAATCAAAGTAATGTCATGAAATCAGGGAGTGAACAGAATCTCATCTTTGCAAACATCAGCCTTTGTGACAGTGGAGAGTACTACTGTGAATCAAGCAATGAGATTGGAAGACAAATATCTCCGGCAGTGCAAATACGTGTAAAAT ATGGTCCAAGGGACACCTCAGACTCCAaccctg acaaaATGAATACTATATTAGTCGCAATAGTGGGAATACAAGCAGCCATCATCTTTGCCCTCCTGGTAGTTATTTGTGTCCAATG GTTAAAATCAAAATCACCACAAGAAAACAGCCAG AATATCCAGCCCAGCAGTGGAGGTGACACCTACGCTACTATTGATCTAAAAACCCTCAGCTCAGATTACGACACTTTACAG GTAAAACATCGAGCTGATTACAAGTGA
- the LOC117964958 gene encoding B-cell receptor CD22-like isoform X4, which yields MFVKEIFCTLVTSLFIVPAVQGDDWGVNYPPQEMCALRGSSVVIPCTYDYPERFTNLTVETVKWFRSSFPGISDRDTYVYHSTGINVSPEYKHRTEYLGNKVKNCTLQIRDLQSSDTDRYYFRFETNLQHVKWTGVSGVSLSITEPKVTLDPPVPDHTVKEGSFIHLTCGFDRCTLSESSFVWYREGQPISNEKLNKLQFNVSYEHSGKYCCAVAENSSIKSEEINLIVKYSPKNTSVSVRAPGGIVEGSSVTLTCTSNANPPVSSYTWFKNQSNVMKSGSEQNLIFANISLCDSGEYYCESSNEIGRQISPAVQIRVKYGPRDTSDSNPG from the exons ATGTTTGTCAAAGAAATATTCTGCACATTAGTGACAAGTCTTTTCATTGTGCCTG CTGTTCAGGGTGATGACTGGGGAGTGAATTATCCTCCGCAAGAGATGTGTGCATTGAGAGGATCCTCTGTAGTCATACCCTGTACATATGATTATCCTGAACGCTTTACAAATTTAACTGTAGAAACTGTGAAGTGGTTCAGGAGTTCTTTTCCTGGTATTTCTGATCGAGACACATACGTGTATCACAGCACTGGGATCAATGTGAGTCCTGAATATAAACACCGGACAGAGTATCTGGGGAACAAAGTGAAGAACTGCACGCTACAGATACGTGATCTGCAAAGCAGTGACACTGACCGATATTATTTTAGATTTGAAACAAATCTACAACATGTTAAATGGACTGGTGTCTCTGGTGTGTCCCTTTCAATAACTG AGCCCAAGGTTACCCTGGACCCTCCTGTTCCAGATCATACTGTGAAAGAAGGATCTTTCATTCACCTGACCTGTGGCTTTGACCGCTGCACCCTGAGTGAGAGCAGCTTTGTCTGGTACAGGGAGGGGCAGCCAATCAGCAAcgaaaaattaaacaaacttcAGTTTAATGTTTCTTATGAGCATTCTGGGAAGTACTGCTGTGCTGTTGCTGAGAACAGCAGCATTAAATCTGAAGAAATTAACTTGATTGTGAAAT ACTCCCCAAAGAACACCTCTGTCTCAGTCAGGGCTCCTGGTGGAATAGTGGAAGGGAGCTCAGTGACGCTGACCTGCACCAGCAATGCAAACCCTCCAGTCAGCAGCTACACCTGGTTCAAGAATCAAAGTAATGTCATGAAATCAGGGAGTGAACAGAATCTCATCTTTGCAAACATCAGCCTTTGTGACAGTGGAGAGTACTACTGTGAATCAAGCAATGAGATTGGAAGACAAATATCTCCGGCAGTGCAAATACGTGTAAAAT ATGGTCCAAGGGACACCTCAGACTCCAaccctg GTTAA
- the LOC131709010 gene encoding B-cell receptor CD22-like, whose product MCALRGTSVVIPCTYYYPERSGNTEVSIQTVKWFWLPDTGPISADSSIYAYHSTESLVSPPFKHRTDYLGNKVRNCRLKMRDLQSSDTGRYYFRFETHPPQTKFTGIPGVDLSVTEPKVILDPPVLYNNVKEGSFVSLTCGFDRCPLSESSFVWYREGQPIRNATSNNLQFNVSYEHSGNYYCATNENSNIKSKAFKLNVKYPPRNTSVSVSPPGEIVPGIPVILTCSSNANPPVSSYTWFKTSRNHVVKSGPEQSLIFDNISLHDSGEYYCESINEIGRSVSLVVPLTVNSTMNTIIIVIMGLVAVNIVILVVVVKVRK is encoded by the exons ATGTGTGCATTGAGAGGAACCTCTGTGGTCATACCATGCACGTATTATTATCCCGAGCGCAGTGGGAACACAGAGGTTTCTATACAAACTGTCAAGTGGTTTTGGTTGCCTGACACTGGTCCCATATCTGCTGATTCATCCATCTATGCTTACCATAGTACTGAGAGCCTTGTGAGTCCTCCATTCAAACACCGGACAGACTATCTGGGGAACAAAGTCCGGAACTGCAGGTTAAAGATGCGGGATCTGCAAAGCAGTGACACTGGCAGATATTATTTCAGGTTTGAAACACATCCCCCTCAAACTAAATTTACTGGTATCCCTGGAGTGGACCTTTCTGTAACTG AGCCAAAGGTTATCCTGGACCCTCCTGTTCTATATAATAATGTGAAAGAAGGATCTTTCGTTTCCCTGACCTGTGGCTTTGACCGCTGCCCCCTGAGTGAGAGCAGCTTTGTCTGGTACAGGGAGGGGCAGCCAATCAGGAACGCAACATCAAACAATCTTCAGTTTAATGTTTCTTATGAACATTCTGGAAACTACTACTGTGCTACAAATGAGAACAGCAATATAAAATCTAAAGCATTCAAGTTGAACGTGAAAT ACCCTCCAAGGAACACCTCGGTCTCAGTCAGTCCTCCTGGTGAAATAGTGCCAGGGATTCCAGTGATTCTGACCTGCAGCAGCAATGCAAACCCACCAGTCAGCAGCTACACCTGGTTTAAGACGAGTAGAAACCATGTCGTGAAGTCAGGTCCTGAACAGAGTCTCATCTTTGACAACATAAGCCTCCATGACAGTGGAGAGTACTACTGTGAATCCATCAATGAGATTGGAAGAAGTGTATCTCTGGTAGTGCCGTTAACTGTAAACT cCACAATGAATActataataattgtaataatggGACTAGTAGCTGTCAATATTGTCATCCTGGTAGTTGTAGTTAAAGTCAGAAAGTAA